A single region of the Planctomycetota bacterium genome encodes:
- a CDS encoding NADH:flavin oxidoreductase produces the protein MLLFEPRRVGNLETKNRLMRSATAERLVDKSGGITDGLIACYKRLAESEVGTIITGYTSIHPRGRSGWQMMSIDHDDFIKGLQRLTKTVHEYEARILVQLCHSGRYAPSILINARPLAVSVSPEDMKGDLPPSEATDKEIEEVINAFAQSAYRAREAGFDGVQIHGAHGYLVSQFLSPAMNKRTDQWGGNVENRARFLKEVIQRIRQKVGTDYPIWLKLNCEDFIPNGLTLADSISTIQNLKSNNALPDAIEISGGCTFPEVIRKDILSPEKEAYFLPQAKQFRKEFPNLPLILVGGLRTRGVMEKVLGEEKMDLVSMSRPFIRNPGFALELKKGGKQSDCISCNLCLGAKKEPVRCRATDEAIAKVLGK, from the coding sequence ATGTTACTCTTTGAACCCAGACGTGTTGGTAATCTTGAAACCAAGAACCGCCTGATGCGTTCGGCCACGGCCGAGCGGCTGGTGGACAAGTCAGGCGGCATAACAGACGGCCTAATCGCCTGCTACAAGCGCCTGGCTGAATCAGAGGTCGGCACCATCATCACCGGCTACACCTCGATTCATCCCCGGGGCCGGTCCGGCTGGCAGATGATGTCCATAGACCACGACGACTTTATCAAAGGCCTGCAACGGCTCACCAAGACCGTGCACGAATACGAGGCGCGCATCCTGGTCCAGCTCTGCCACAGCGGCCGCTATGCGCCTTCCATATTAATCAACGCCCGTCCGCTGGCCGTCTCGGTCAGCCCGGAGGATATGAAAGGCGACCTACCGCCATCGGAAGCCACGGACAAGGAAATCGAAGAGGTGATTAATGCCTTTGCCCAAAGCGCCTATCGGGCCCGGGAGGCCGGGTTTGACGGCGTCCAGATTCACGGAGCCCACGGTTATCTGGTCTCCCAGTTCCTGTCACCGGCTATGAACAAACGGACCGACCAATGGGGTGGAAATGTTGAAAATAGAGCCCGGTTCCTGAAAGAGGTCATCCAGCGCATCCGTCAAAAGGTCGGGACTGACTATCCAATCTGGCTAAAATTAAACTGTGAAGACTTCATTCCCAACGGCCTGACACTGGCTGACTCCATATCTACAATCCAAAATCTAAAATCCAACAATGCCCTACCCGATGCTATTGAAATCAGCGGCGGGTGCACCTTTCCCGAGGTCATCCGCAAGGATATCCTCTCGCCTGAAAAAGAGGCATACTTCTTACCTCAGGCCAAGCAATTCCGCAAGGAGTTTCCTAATCTACCGCTGATATTGGTCGGCGGCCTGCGCACCCGGGGCGTGATGGAAAAGGTATTGGGCGAGGAAAAGATGGATTTAGTATCAATGAGCCGACCGTTCATAAGGAATCCGGGATTCGCCCTGGAACTCAAAAAAGGCGGTAAACAATCCGATTGCATCTCCTGTAACCTGTGTCTGGGCGCCAAAAAAGAGCCGGTCCGATGCCGGGCCACGGACGAGGCCATTGCTAAGGTGTTGGGAAAATAG
- a CDS encoding DNA internalization-related competence protein ComEC/Rec2: protein MTNTDTPRPLFPIALAFISGIVVFDYIFPSIKRGEGCVIPIFIIIALFFIITLIIKSLRHSVISDILLIGLCFLTGAVRLLVANQIPANHITNFPHDDVPIYLEGVVTDEPFYYQPKNEFLSGGKSELSGSFTIQSEAISWSGQSDIVSGLVRVSFYGLDKREQLPQVKYGNRLRMLGKIYSPRNPTNPGEFDYGQFLKRQGIYKTLRIKSPNNITLLATGQGNWFWGGLQRFRNFLADKTDEYFNEEQASLLKALILGERPAVPDTIETDFMRTGTIHILSVSGLHLAMVAGFLFLLLGGLGVTGRNRAILLIISAGLYAVLTGLSTPVTRSLVMIAVYFGSEIFIRKSNPLNSIALAGLIITAYNPNEVFSGGFQLSFLSVISIVSFTTPILALMRYKTIGTDIPAFIPLTLPERLGIILKKYLVNAVAVSCAATLGVFPLVLMYFHLITPVSILANIVLSPLVFLIMLFGFINMPLAGLGIYSWFVPLVAFLTRAMIWVVDLFSRIPFAYFYLPDIPQAFVWVFYGLFLLWLVRGRLYSLFSQSVITRMASTASDEVASGKGTSHLSSPLRGEGRVRGNLIWGGALIIMLGWFLIWAFSVGMPRQQDGLTLTMLDVRQGASFVLRTPNGKTILYDCGTFGSRDVGEQVVSPFLWNKGITRIDTLILSHAHLDHINGVQSILEKFPIKEVMVSPHFSRTYWGKLAMQLFGHYGIRVSAISQGDVVNLDLDVIAEVLGPPGEKISENENDLSLVIKIHYGNKTVLLCGDIQAEGLKALFDSNNDLSADILQIPHHGFAIKPDKTGRSYLEELITRANPSEIVINTDGDEIDEGILDICRARDIIIHSSDQRESRQRGDKDGAVTINLR from the coding sequence ATGACGAACACCGATACGCCCCGTCCTTTGTTCCCGATTGCCCTGGCTTTTATCAGCGGCATTGTGGTGTTTGATTATATATTCCCCTCTATCAAGAGGGGCGAGGGGTGTGTCATACCTATATTTATAATCATCGCCCTGTTCTTTATAATTACGCTGATTATAAAATCCCTGCGTCATTCAGTTATTTCGGATATCCTGCTGATTGGATTGTGTTTTCTGACCGGCGCGGTCCGGCTGCTGGTTGCTAATCAAATTCCGGCAAACCATATTACCAATTTCCCGCACGATGATGTACCAATCTATCTGGAAGGTGTGGTCACGGACGAGCCGTTTTATTACCAGCCCAAGAACGAATTCCTGTCAGGCGGTAAGTCCGAGCTGTCCGGCAGTTTCACTATCCAGTCCGAAGCTATATCCTGGTCCGGGCAGAGTGATATTGTGTCAGGTCTGGTCCGGGTGAGTTTCTACGGTTTGGATAAGAGAGAACAGTTGCCGCAGGTCAAATATGGTAATCGTCTGCGAATGTTGGGTAAAATCTACTCTCCGCGCAACCCGACCAATCCGGGTGAATTTGATTACGGACAATTCCTCAAGCGCCAGGGCATCTATAAAACCCTGCGCATAAAAAGCCCGAACAATATCACGCTCCTGGCAACCGGGCAGGGCAATTGGTTTTGGGGCGGGTTACAGCGGTTCCGGAATTTCCTGGCTGACAAGACCGATGAATATTTTAATGAAGAGCAGGCGTCGCTTTTAAAAGCCCTGATTCTGGGCGAACGGCCGGCCGTGCCGGACACCATCGAAACTGATTTTATGCGCACCGGCACGATTCATATCCTCTCGGTTAGCGGCCTGCACCTGGCCATGGTGGCCGGATTCCTGTTCCTGCTCCTGGGCGGGTTGGGCGTGACCGGACGGAACCGGGCCATTCTATTGATTATCAGCGCCGGACTGTATGCGGTCTTAACCGGGCTGTCCACGCCGGTGACCCGGTCTTTGGTGATGATAGCGGTTTACTTCGGCTCGGAGATATTCATCCGCAAGTCCAATCCCTTGAATTCCATAGCCCTGGCCGGGTTGATTATCACGGCCTATAATCCCAATGAGGTATTCAGCGGGGGCTTCCAACTCTCATTCCTCTCGGTCATTTCTATTGTCAGTTTCACTACGCCCATACTGGCGCTGATGAGATATAAAACCATCGGAACAGACATCCCGGCATTTATTCCGCTGACCTTGCCGGAACGGCTGGGTATTATCCTTAAGAAATATTTGGTTAACGCCGTGGCGGTTTCTTGTGCCGCCACGCTGGGCGTGTTCCCGCTGGTGCTGATGTATTTCCATCTGATTACGCCGGTGTCCATCCTGGCCAATATCGTGCTGTCACCGCTGGTATTCCTGATAATGCTGTTCGGATTCATAAATATGCCGCTGGCTGGGCTGGGTATATATTCCTGGTTTGTTCCGCTGGTGGCGTTCCTGACCCGGGCCATGATCTGGGTGGTGGACCTATTCAGTCGGATTCCTTTTGCCTATTTCTATCTGCCGGATATCCCGCAGGCGTTTGTCTGGGTGTTTTACGGACTGTTCTTGTTGTGGCTGGTTAGGGGCCGGTTGTATTCACTATTCTCTCAAAGTGTCATTACGAGAATGGCGTCAACGGCGTCAGACGAAGTAGCCTCAGGAAAAGGCACCTCTCACCTATCCTCTCCCCTTAGGGGAGAGGGAAGGGTGAGGGGGAATCTTATTTGGGGTGGCGCATTAATAATTATGCTCGGTTGGTTTCTTATCTGGGCATTTAGCGTTGGGATGCCGCGCCAGCAGGATGGGCTGACCCTGACTATGCTGGATGTCCGGCAGGGCGCCAGTTTCGTGCTCCGGACGCCGAATGGCAAGACCATCCTTTATGACTGCGGCACCTTTGGCTCGCGCGATGTGGGCGAGCAGGTGGTATCACCCTTCCTGTGGAACAAGGGCATCACCAGGATAGACACCCTGATTCTGTCTCACGCGCATCTGGACCATATCAACGGAGTCCAGAGCATCCTGGAAAAATTCCCAATCAAAGAGGTCATGGTCAGTCCGCATTTTAGTAGAACTTACTGGGGTAAACTGGCCATGCAGTTATTCGGCCATTATGGTATTAGGGTATCGGCTATCAGTCAGGGGGATGTAGTGAATCTTGATTTAGATGTGATTGCCGAGGTCCTGGGTCCGCCCGGCGAAAAGATTTCAGAGAACGAAAACGACCTCTCGCTGGTGATTAAAATCCACTATGGCAACAAGACCGTACTCTTGTGCGGCGACATCCAGGCTGAAGGGCTTAAGGCGTTGTTCGATAGCAACAATGACCTGAGCGCGGACATACTCCAGATACCGCATCACGGATTTGCCATCAAGCCGGACAAGACCGGACGGAGTTACCTGGAGGAGCTGATAACCCGGGCCAATCCGTCAGAGATAGTCATAAATACGGACGGGGACGAGATTGACGAGGGTATCCTGGACATCTGCCGGGCCAGGGACATCATCATTCATTCCAGCGACCAAAGGGAGTCCCGTCAGAGGGGCGATAAAGACGGGGCTGTGACCATAAATCTGCGCTGA
- a CDS encoding DUF1080 domain-containing protein: MIRAKKLKLILLVLFGLLCFLFLASVAGIVSGNSAGGQGDESGGTDSQNLELAQEYYSIGLGAFKDKQYEKARDFAVKAISNNENFVQAHALLGDIFKMLKEEELSGENFKKASELIDRQDSPDEELTRLQKELAAKAEKYLSLDKKVSELDADFIFKLMKLGALSAEEENYLLAEEIFSTVLKINDRDSEAAKELDRINEELSRQSINDNDDKTKKDAEMADVYYQSGLALMKQDKYDEAAEKLNKALSYKRRFPQALFNLGGCYEKLKNNKDAQYNYRFCIKCLQKAGRSKEENELLLQALANLDKIDAYSKQVSGLKSDYVTGALKIARDCLNKKWQRFAYRQIDKVLQVDPDHKPALELKGKIDKNVILAIERERLSSRKINLFNGRDLSNWDFLGNNSNKKCWSAENGKLMACPVPGYDTYMVWNGKRPANFTVKVEFELKKFTGDIDKSLLGVMHTKKPNDNVNMRTFAFYGRGMAIGRNTAEIIVKNGQVASILNGDKTECGFKQEDIPIIGIIIRNMEVCITAITFQGDYSDDESQPAVIPEARKEAENDQPQPLFNGKNLKDWKFPGGPESEKNWTVEKGQIVVRPVQGFDTLLVWKDEPPDNYVLKFEFELAKTIGPPSDARLALITNTFPEDATRLTTLEIKLANANPKVNTAKYVRENAQYKLFVNNMLVYQGKCKDEGISSIGLRVRNLNLSFKVITLQRSDTTNKNNE; encoded by the coding sequence ATGATTAGGGCGAAAAAACTTAAATTAATTTTATTAGTTCTGTTTGGCTTGCTGTGTTTCCTGTTTTTGGCAAGCGTCGCGGGAATTGTATCCGGTAATTCGGCAGGCGGGCAGGGCGATGAAAGCGGCGGGACTGATTCGCAGAATCTGGAATTAGCCCAGGAGTATTACAGTATCGGGTTGGGCGCATTCAAAGACAAACAATACGAAAAAGCCCGGGATTTTGCCGTTAAAGCCATTTCCAATAACGAAAATTTCGTTCAAGCCCATGCCTTGCTGGGCGATATTTTTAAGATGCTTAAAGAAGAAGAGCTAAGCGGCGAGAATTTCAAGAAAGCCAGTGAACTTATTGACAGGCAGGATTCCCCTGATGAGGAATTGACCAGGCTGCAAAAGGAGTTGGCGGCCAAGGCGGAAAAATATCTGTCTTTAGACAAGAAGGTTTCCGAGCTGGACGCTGATTTTATTTTCAAGCTGATGAAGTTGGGGGCCTTATCTGCAGAAGAAGAGAATTACCTGTTGGCCGAAGAGATATTTTCCACAGTTCTGAAAATCAATGACCGGGATTCCGAAGCCGCAAAAGAGCTGGATCGGATTAATGAAGAGTTAAGCAGGCAGTCTATCAATGATAACGACGATAAAACCAAAAAGGATGCTGAAATGGCTGATGTTTATTATCAATCTGGTTTGGCGCTGATGAAGCAGGATAAATACGATGAGGCGGCGGAAAAACTCAATAAAGCGCTATCTTATAAAAGGCGATTTCCCCAGGCGTTATTTAATCTGGGAGGTTGTTACGAGAAGCTGAAAAACAATAAGGACGCCCAGTATAATTACCGGTTCTGCATCAAATGTCTGCAAAAAGCCGGCCGCTCCAAAGAGGAGAACGAATTATTGCTCCAGGCTCTGGCCAATCTGGACAAAATAGACGCCTACAGCAAACAGGTCAGCGGGCTGAAAAGTGATTATGTTACCGGCGCATTAAAAATCGCCCGGGACTGCCTTAATAAGAAGTGGCAGCGTTTTGCTTACAGGCAGATTGACAAGGTGCTGCAGGTTGACCCGGACCATAAACCGGCCCTGGAACTGAAAGGCAAGATTGACAAGAATGTCATTTTGGCGATTGAAAGAGAGAGGTTGTCGAGCCGGAAAATTAATCTTTTCAACGGCAGGGATTTGAGCAACTGGGATTTTCTTGGCAACAACAGCAATAAAAAATGCTGGTCAGCGGAAAACGGTAAGCTTATGGCCTGTCCGGTCCCCGGGTACGATACTTATATGGTCTGGAACGGGAAACGCCCGGCAAACTTTACGGTTAAAGTAGAGTTTGAGCTGAAAAAATTTACGGGCGATATCGACAAGTCCCTCTTAGGGGTGATGCATACGAAAAAACCGAATGATAATGTCAATATGCGGACTTTCGCTTTTTACGGCCGGGGAATGGCCATCGGCCGGAATACCGCGGAGATTATAGTGAAGAACGGCCAGGTGGCCTCGATTTTGAACGGGGACAAAACCGAGTGTGGATTTAAACAGGAGGATATTCCCATTATCGGAATAATCATCCGAAATATGGAGGTTTGTATTACCGCGATAACTTTTCAGGGCGACTATTCGGACGATGAATCTCAACCGGCCGTGATCCCGGAAGCCAGGAAAGAAGCCGAAAATGACCAGCCCCAGCCGCTGTTTAACGGCAAAAACCTTAAGGATTGGAAATTCCCGGGCGGTCCGGAATCAGAAAAAAACTGGACCGTAGAAAAAGGGCAGATTGTCGTTCGGCCCGTTCAGGGGTTTGACACTCTTTTGGTATGGAAGGATGAGCCGCCCGATAACTACGTGCTGAAATTTGAGTTTGAATTGGCCAAAACCATCGGTCCGCCGTCTGATGCCAGGCTGGCCCTGATAACTAACACATTCCCGGAAGATGCAACCCGATTAACAACCCTGGAGATTAAACTGGCAAACGCCAATCCGAAGGTCAATACGGCTAAATATGTCCGGGAAAACGCCCAGTATAAATTATTTGTAAATAATATGTTGGTATACCAGGGCAAATGCAAGGACGAAGGTATTTCCTCGATAGGATTGAGGGTGCGCAATCTGAACCTCTCTTTCAAGGTAATAACACTTCAGCGCAGTGACACGACAAATAAAAACAACGAATAG
- the rsmA gene encoding ribosomal RNA small subunit methyltransferase A, with translation MELHKSELLELFRARNLRASQTLGQNFLLDTNFLNFIIKTAELTKDDSVLEIGSGPGILTHLLAEQAKQVWAVEIDADMMQIARDLYGALDNVEFIRTNILAPKEVGLSPEVLKAVRKAKGLKVVSNLPYKTAVPIIMLLLESGLDISRMLVMVQLEIAQRLMAAVGAHNYSAVSILSQYLSQVRMVKKVPPDVFWPRPEVQSALIEIIPVKTLTAKFMKQDYGPLKRFLKLIFSYRRKIVGRAIENALGNLEIKATPGQIGHLLADSGIRPDLRPQQLSADDYLRMYGEFSKLIKLK, from the coding sequence ATGGAATTGCATAAATCCGAATTATTAGAACTCTTCCGGGCCAGGAATCTCCGCGCCTCCCAGACCCTAGGCCAGAACTTCTTGCTCGATACCAACTTCCTCAACTTCATCATCAAGACCGCGGAGCTGACTAAGGATGACAGTGTCCTGGAAATCGGCTCCGGCCCGGGCATCCTGACCCATCTCCTGGCCGAACAGGCCAAACAGGTCTGGGCCGTGGAGATAGATGCGGATATGATGCAGATAGCCCGCGACTTATACGGCGCGCTGGATAATGTCGAATTCATCCGGACCAATATCCTTGCGCCCAAGGAAGTGGGATTGAGCCCTGAGGTATTAAAGGCCGTTCGCAAAGCGAAGGGTCTCAAGGTGGTGTCCAACCTGCCTTACAAGACCGCCGTGCCGATTATCATGCTGTTATTGGAAAGCGGATTGGACATCAGCCGGATGCTGGTAATGGTCCAGTTGGAGATAGCCCAGCGCCTGATGGCTGCTGTCGGGGCGCACAACTACAGCGCGGTCAGCATCCTCAGCCAGTACTTGTCCCAAGTCCGGATGGTCAAGAAAGTGCCGCCTGATGTATTCTGGCCCCGGCCTGAGGTCCAATCGGCGCTCATTGAGATTATCCCGGTAAAGACATTAACAGCCAAGTTTATGAAACAGGATTATGGGCCATTAAAGCGGTTCCTGAAACTCATTTTTTCGTATCGTCGGAAGATAGTGGGTAGGGCAATCGAAAACGCTCTGGGCAATCTGGAAATCAAGGCCACACCCGGGCAGATAGGGCATTTATTGGCCGACTCCGGCATCCGTCCGGACCTCAGACCCCAACAACTCTCAGCCGATGACTATCTCAGGATGTACGGGGAATTTAGTAAGCTGATTAAATTAAAATGA
- a CDS encoding RluA family pseudouridine synthase, giving the protein MIPVRLDYDHLTSVEVAVKKSALEDYRLDIYLTKRFADYSRSLIQKLIRDGLVTVSQRQVKPSYQLHQGDLIKVNLPGVIKPQMIAEDIPLNILYEDEDFIAINKPPGMVVHPAGGNWEHTLANALLHHCGSLPIPQVPAGIRSRDGDMAIYRPGIVHRLDKETSGLILAAKTVTSHLALSKQFERRQTQKEYIALVEKSVKSDSNLIDKPIGRHASDYKKMAISAKGGKGREAVSFYEVINRFKDFSLVKVAPKTGRTHQIRVHLASIGHPVVCDKTYGLREELYLSDIIPSQKCHCEPRRGEAISHSADTCNDKIILNRQALHAARLTFFHPRTKAPMTLEAPLAEDIKKVVEILHHKDTKDTKK; this is encoded by the coding sequence ATGATACCCGTTCGCCTGGACTATGACCACCTGACATCGGTAGAAGTCGCGGTCAAGAAATCCGCTCTCGAGGACTACCGGCTGGACATCTACCTGACCAAGCGCTTTGCCGATTATTCCCGTTCGCTCATCCAAAAGCTCATCCGGGACGGGCTGGTCACGGTCAGCCAGCGCCAGGTCAAGCCCTCTTACCAATTGCACCAGGGCGACCTGATTAAGGTCAATTTGCCCGGGGTCATCAAGCCCCAGATGATTGCCGAGGATATCCCGTTAAATATCCTCTACGAGGACGAGGATTTTATCGCCATCAACAAACCGCCCGGCATGGTGGTCCATCCGGCCGGCGGCAACTGGGAACATACCCTGGCCAACGCGCTCCTGCATCACTGCGGTTCACTGCCCATCCCGCAGGTGCCGGCCGGTATCAGGTCCCGGGACGGCGATATGGCTATCTACCGGCCCGGCATCGTTCACCGGCTGGACAAGGAAACCAGCGGCCTGATTCTGGCCGCCAAGACGGTCACCTCGCACCTGGCCCTGTCCAAGCAGTTTGAACGGCGCCAGACCCAGAAGGAATACATCGCTCTGGTCGAAAAATCAGTCAAGTCCGATTCCAATCTCATAGACAAGCCCATCGGCCGGCACGCCAGCGACTACAAAAAGATGGCCATCTCAGCCAAGGGCGGCAAGGGCCGCGAGGCCGTGTCGTTTTATGAGGTGATAAACAGATTCAAAGACTTCTCATTAGTCAAGGTGGCGCCTAAGACCGGCCGGACCCATCAAATCCGGGTCCATCTGGCATCTATCGGCCATCCGGTGGTCTGTGATAAGACCTACGGCCTGCGCGAGGAACTGTATCTCTCTGATATTATACCGTCCCAAAAATGTCATTGCGAGCCACGCAGGGGCGAAGCAATCTCGCATTCTGCCGATACCTGTAATGACAAAATTATCCTCAACCGCCAGGCTTTGCACGCGGCCCGGCTGACATTCTTCCATCCCCGGACCAAGGCGCCTATGACCCTGGAAGCACCCCTGGCTGAGGATATAAAGAAGGTCGTGGAAATACTTCACCACAAAGACACAAAGGACACAAAGAAATAA
- a CDS encoding BatA domain-containing protein: MNMILENPLGLWTLTAIIAVLILHRLRQRPERRQVSSLIIWKRIERLLTIAPIRQKSRLYLILMLQILAVIGLSLALAKPVWRSTQSEPLHLVFLIDNSASMSSGYYESGENTTRWELMRKKIRDVIDKSPQGTKVSFYQSPPLESFINIERYAAFNTIAYLELINISSDLESLVSQAQGIKGELYLCSDKLPPDSIINRFSHKPRLILVGTPSDNRAIIRASATPTSGKEDYYDIFATVKNYSSRSIKKIAVEWNGWGGETMDSRQVDLEADEEKSLSFKNIYLSDKLGLVITLRNPDDMKCDNYASLMPPKKYKVSIVGKDNPALKKALTANPSLLKADYSSVINETREDTLYDICIYDEILPFSLPKRAVVINSASEKAILEGFWEYQGKLARPLVTGIDTASPILKYCDFNVFNNIPYAQKLLPKEKEYIKPIITASSASGDESVLIGEWRKGDSHLVFLNFPLEWRGPANPTDWTLTPSFPIFWTNLINYLHPVSQDYTMGEGLCNEAESDNNGVTILDTALPTPEQIPQIETRRVELGRWPIIGAGLCLLAGWLLAVRTK; the protein is encoded by the coding sequence ATGAACATGATACTGGAAAACCCATTGGGTCTCTGGACCCTGACCGCCATTATTGCGGTGCTGATTTTGCACCGGCTGCGTCAGCGGCCCGAGCGCCGGCAGGTCAGCAGCTTGATTATCTGGAAGCGGATAGAGCGCTTGCTGACCATCGCCCCGATCCGGCAAAAGAGTCGTCTCTATCTGATTCTGATGCTCCAGATTCTGGCCGTCATCGGCCTGTCCCTAGCCCTGGCCAAGCCCGTCTGGCGCTCCACCCAATCAGAACCGCTCCACCTGGTATTCCTGATAGATAACTCAGCCAGTATGTCCAGCGGCTATTATGAGAGCGGGGAAAATACCACCCGTTGGGAATTGATGAGAAAGAAAATAAGAGATGTTATTGATAAATCGCCCCAAGGGACTAAGGTCTCTTTTTATCAGTCGCCTCCCTTAGAGTCATTTATAAACATTGAACGTTATGCAGCGTTTAATACGATTGCTTACCTAGAACTGATTAATATTTCTTCTGACCTGGAATCCCTGGTGTCCCAGGCCCAGGGAATCAAGGGCGAATTATATTTATGCTCTGATAAACTTCCGCCCGATTCAATCATAAATAGGTTTAGCCATAAGCCCCGTCTGATTTTGGTCGGCACACCGTCGGATAACCGGGCTATTATCCGGGCCTCGGCCACGCCCACGTCTGGCAAAGAGGATTATTACGATATCTTTGCCACCGTGAAGAATTATTCATCCCGCTCAATCAAGAAAATTGCTGTAGAATGGAACGGATGGGGCGGCGAGACGATGGATAGCCGGCAGGTTGACCTTGAAGCAGATGAGGAAAAATCATTGTCATTTAAGAACATATATTTATCTGATAAATTAGGTTTAGTGATTACCTTAAGAAATCCCGATGACATGAAATGTGATAATTATGCCTCCTTGATGCCTCCTAAGAAATACAAGGTTAGTATAGTGGGTAAGGATAATCCTGCATTAAAGAAGGCGCTCACGGCAAATCCATCTTTATTAAAGGCAGATTATTCGTCGGTGATTAACGAGACCAGGGAAGATACGTTGTATGATATATGCATCTATGATGAAATACTGCCGTTCTCTTTGCCGAAGAGGGCTGTGGTTATAAATAGCGCGTCTGAAAAGGCAATACTGGAAGGATTCTGGGAATACCAAGGCAAGCTAGCCCGCCCGTTGGTCACCGGCATAGACACCGCATCTCCCATCCTCAAATACTGCGACTTCAATGTCTTTAATAACATACCCTATGCCCAGAAACTCTTGCCCAAGGAAAAGGAATATATCAAGCCGATTATCACGGCCAGCAGCGCGTCCGGCGACGAGAGCGTGCTTATCGGCGAATGGCGCAAAGGGGACAGCCATCTGGTCTTCCTTAACTTTCCTCTGGAGTGGCGCGGGCCGGCTAATCCGACCGACTGGACCCTCACCCCCTCGTTCCCGATATTCTGGACCAACCTAATAAATTATCTGCACCCGGTATCTCAGGACTATACCATGGGTGAGGGGTTATGCAACGAGGCCGAATCGGATAACAACGGTGTGACGATATTGGACACTGCCTTGCCAACGCCCGAGCAGATTCCTCAGATAGAAACCCGGCGGGTGGAGTTAGGCCGCTGGCCCATCATCGGGGCCGGCCTGTGCCTGCTGGCCGGCTGGTTACTGGCAGTTAGAACTAAGTAA
- a CDS encoding DUF58 domain-containing protein, whose translation MKPSAKADIFSAEFIRKLERLRFVIRKSFFSGTIGERMMKQKGGRIEFAGHREYSPGDETRYLDWNAFARLGKLYVKEFSREQTLPLYLMLDISNSMSGPDAPKQMSKLDYCCQLAAALGYVGLVASQPVRLWAFNQSNFVASKQMHSDKQLFEMLTYLKELKASGQTSLSDALGRLDRAVTHKGFVIILSDLFEAEPESSRKILQRLSKKGFIINVMHISAGADELPGVNGLVRLHDSESAEEQTVWLDEKTIEIYRQTFLGFSEDWNQFCLKHDMKYFYLDTIVPIEDVIFRMLRKRELLK comes from the coding sequence ATGAAACCATCCGCAAAAGCCGACATCTTTTCCGCTGAGTTCATCCGCAAGTTGGAGAGACTCCGCTTTGTCATTCGCAAGTCGTTCTTCTCAGGTACCATCGGCGAGCGGATGATGAAGCAGAAGGGCGGACGGATAGAATTCGCCGGGCACCGCGAATATTCCCCTGGCGACGAGACCCGCTATCTGGACTGGAACGCCTTTGCCCGGCTGGGCAAGCTCTATGTCAAGGAATTCTCCCGCGAGCAGACCCTGCCGCTGTATTTGATGCTGGATATCTCCAACTCCATGTCCGGCCCAGATGCACCCAAGCAGATGAGTAAGCTGGATTACTGCTGTCAGTTGGCCGCGGCCCTGGGCTATGTCGGACTGGTGGCATCCCAGCCGGTACGGCTCTGGGCATTTAACCAATCCAACTTTGTCGCCTCAAAGCAGATGCATTCGGACAAGCAACTCTTTGAGATGCTCACATACCTAAAGGAATTAAAGGCGTCAGGCCAGACCAGCCTGTCTGATGCCCTGGGCCGGCTGGACAGGGCAGTCACCCACAAGGGATTCGTGATTATACTTTCAGACCTGTTTGAGGCCGAACCCGAATCCAGCCGCAAGATTCTTCAGCGATTAAGCAAGAAGGGTTTTATCATTAATGTCATGCATATCTCTGCCGGGGCTGATGAGTTACCCGGTGTAAATGGGCTGGTCCGTCTGCATGATTCCGAATCAGCCGAGGAACAGACCGTCTGGTTGGATGAAAAAACCATAGAAATCTACCGTCAGACCTTTCTGGGTTTCTCCGAGGATTGGAATCAGTTCTGCCTCAAGCACGATATGAAATACTTCTACTTGGACACGATTGTGCCCATAGAGGATGTGATCTTCCGGATGCTCAGGAAACGGGAGTTGCTCAAATGA